A genomic window from Balaenoptera acutorostrata chromosome 20, mBalAcu1.1, whole genome shotgun sequence includes:
- the NGFR gene encoding tumor necrosis factor receptor superfamily member 16, with translation MGAGAAGCAMDGPRLLLLLLLGVSLGDAKEVCPTGLYTHSGECCKACNLGEGVAQPCGANQTVCEPCLDSVTFSDVVSATEPCKPCTECVGLQSMSAPCVEADDAVCRCAYGYYQDETTGHCEACRVCEAGSGLVFSCQDKQNTVCEECPDGTYSDEANHVDPCLPCTVCEDTERQLRECTRWADAECEEIPGRWITRATPPEGSDSTDPSTQEPEVPPDQDLVTSTVSDVVTTVMGSSQPVVTRGTTDNLIPVYCSILAAVVVGLVAYIAFKRWNSCKQNKQGANSRPVNQTPPPEGEKLHSDSGISVDSQSLHDQQSHTQTAAGQALKGDGGLYSSLPLAKREEVEKLLSGSAGDTWRHLAGELGYQPEHIDSFTQEACPVHALLASWATQDSATLDTLLAALRRIQRADIVESLCSESTATSPV, from the exons ATGGGGGCAGGTGCCGCCGGCTGCGCCATGGACGGGCCgcgcctgctgctgctgctgctcctggGG GTGTCCCTTGGAGATGCCAAGGAGGTGTGCCCCACGGGCCTGTACACCCACAGCGGTGAGTGCTGCAAAGCCTGCAACCTAGGCGAGGGCGTGGCCCAGCCTTGCGGAGCCAACCAGACCGTATGTGAGCCCTGCCTGGACA GCGTGACCTTCTCGGACGTGGTGAGCGCCACGGAGCCGTGTAAGCCGTGCACCGAGTGCGTGGGGCTGCAGAGCATGTCGGCGCCCTGCGTGGAGGCCGACGACGCCGTGTGCCGCTGCGCCTACGGCTACTACCAGGACGAGACGACGGGCCACTGCGAGGCGTGCCGCGTGTGCGAGGCGGGCTCGGGGCTCGTGTTCTCGTGCCAGGACAAGCAGAACACCGTGTGCGAGGAGTGCCCCGACGGCACGTACTCCGACGAGGCCAACCACGTGGACCCGTGCCTGCCCTGCACGGTGTGTGAGGACACTGAGCGCCAGCTGCGCGAGTGCACGCGCTGGGCCGACGCCGAGTGCGAGG AGATCCCTGGCCGTTGGATTACACGGGCCACGCCCCCGGAGGGCTCAGACAGCACAGACCCCAGCACCCAGGAGCCTGAGGTACCTCCAGACCAAGACCTCGTAACCAGCACGGTGTCAGATGTGGTGACCACAGTGATGGGCAGCTCCCAGCCCGTGGTGACCCGAGGTACCACCGACAACCTCATCCCTGTCTATTGCTCCATCCTGGCTGCTGTGGTTGTGGGCCTCGTGGCCTACATCGCCTTCAAGAG GTGGAACAGCTGCAAGCAGAACAAGCAAGGAGCCAACAGCCGGCCTGTGAACCAGACGCCCCCACCCGAGGGAGAAAAACTGCACAGCGACAGCGGCATCTCTGTGGACAGCCAGAGCCTGCATGACCAGCAGTCCCACACACAGACAGCTGCAGGCCAGG CCCTCAAGGGTGACGGAGGCCTCTACAGCAGCCTGCCGCTGGCCAAGCGGGAGGAGGTGGAGAAGCTGCTCAGTGGCTCTGCGGGGGACACCTGGCGGCATCTGGCCGGTGAGCTGGGTTACCAGCCTGAGCACATAGACTCCTTCACCCAGGAGGCCTGCCCGGTCCACGCCCTGCTGGCCAGCTGGGCCACCCAGGACAGCGCCACACTTGACACCCTCCTGGCTGCCCTGCGCCGCATCCAGCGAGCCGACATTGTGGAGAGTCTGTGCAGCGAGTCCACGGCCACGTCCCCGGTGTGA